aatatataatacactgaaacttattagatatttaatttgtcagaattttgatatatttaaataaatataaaaactaaaaacactaatgaactatcgaacataagcgaacacgttaccaaacgttcacgaacataaacgaacgaacgccacctctgttcgtgtttgttcatttaactaaacgaacaacatttcttattcgtgttcgtttgtttaataaacgaacgaacacaaacgaactcccgccgaacggttcacgaactgttcgccgaacgtttggttcgtttacagcccagTTGCTAATCTATTGTTCCAAAAGTTTCCACAACAAATACTTATAATGTTTCTATTATCTATTAAGTGAGTACAATAATATATGAAATATGACTTAATACTTATGATTAGTTACCAAATTGCCCTTGTAGGACCTCAATGGCCCCATAATGAATACTTTCATCAAGAATAAGAAGAGAACAAGAACACACAGACATTAGATTACATTACCTAACGGCATAATTGATATCGCTTGATGATGGATTCTTACATGTTCTTTGATACATGGCATATTGGTCATGTTTAATATGAAATGCTAATTTTTAAAAGAAAGCATTCAGCATATACTTACAATCTCTCCAACTGAGCTTGGAAGACACCTGATGGGATTTCTCCTTGGAGCTGCGTCATTCCCATCAATCTGTCAGTAGTACAACACAATGTTTAAATAATTTACTCGATTCtatttgtaatatatatatatatataatgtgtgtgtgtgtgtgttacatTGTGGTCAACGATGGAAGGGTGAACCATGCTGGAATATCAGAATATTCAAAACTATTACTGCTCATGTCCCTGCAAAGGACAAAAAAGAAGATGATTAGTAAGAGGATTGAATCGACCAAGTTCAGAAAGTTTAAACCAACTTACACGTAATAGAGTGAGTTCATTCCGGAGAGATCTGGAATAGGTCCAGTTCAGATTATTGTTTGACAGGTGCCTGAAAACAAACCAATCTGCCAATTAATGTCAACGGTCAACCACCAAATAAACATGGTGTAATTTTCTCTTATCACTTACAGCTCATTAACACTTTTGAGTTCCGTTAGTTTCTGAGGCACATCCCCTGTCAACCAATTCgagtccaggcgtctgttacatAAAGATGAAGAAGATATTTAGTTCAAAAGGCATTTTCACAAATTTTAAGGACTGTTAATAGTTGATACTTACATGACCTCAAGAGTCTGCACGGATCCTATCGAGGCAGGAATTAGTCCAGATAATTGGTTGTTGTTAGCTATACTGTTAATAAATGAGCATGCACATCAAAACAAAACTTTCTGCAATATTTCCATGTCAACTAAGTAAAGTCTAGATAATTTTGCAGCTAATGCAACACTTACAAATGTATTAGGCTCATGTTTGAGTTGAAAAGTTGAGATCGAATAGAACCAGATAACTGATTATTTGACAAATGGCTGCATCATGACCGCACTCATGAGAACAATAACTTTAAAAATTTGGTGAACTCACTATGAAAGACAGAACATACAAGTGTTTTGTAGTTACTAGATTGTCAAGGCCAGGCGCTGTTGGATTAGAGACGGGAATGGGTCCTGAAAGCTGGTTATCACTTAGATCCAACCATGAAAGATTATTTAAATTACCAATAGAGGGTGGGATAGGTCCCGTAAAGCGGTTATTATTGAGACCTCTGCAAAAAATAAGAGATAAGTCAGGAACTGCATAAGAGATAAGAAACAAAACTAGCAAGTGGGCAGATTTGGTAATGGATCAAAGCCAGTTAAAGTTGAAACGGCGAGTTTTTGTACATATGGAAACTGTTAGACAATATACCGTGATAGTTCATATTTGTATTTTGATGTTAGATCAAAATATGTAGTATTATATAATAAATTGTGTCAGGTTTTAGCGTATTAAATATATTAATTCatatgttttatatatttattgtaTTGTGGTGTTTTTGTGAATAACAGGTATTAAAACAAGTAAACGAGAGAGAACGATCTAAAAAACAGGTTCGACAGGTTGATACAGGGCCGACAATTGTTTTGGAGGGTTTTGActttgattaaaaaaaataatcatcACATAAACAGACTTCAATCACGTGCACTTCTTTGTTTTTCTTTGGGGGCCGaataagggtgaagggggtgcacacctaataggtgagtgcactctcttacgccaaaccaatccccgtgtgccacgtcaactcccctcttaaactcccctaacacc
The Helianthus annuus cultivar XRQ/B chromosome 6, HanXRQr2.0-SUNRISE, whole genome shotgun sequence genome window above contains:
- the LOC110929274 gene encoding probable leucine-rich repeat receptor-like protein kinase At5g49770, which produces MGPIPDSLGSLNQLVFLGLNNNRFTGPIPPSIGNLNNLSWLDLSDNQLSGPIPVSNPTAPGLDNLVTTKHFHLSNNQLSGSIRSQLFNSNMSLIHFIANNNQLSGLIPASIGSVQTLEVIRLDSNWLTGDVPQKLTELKSVNELHLSNNNLNWTYSRSLRNELTLLRGHEQ